A single region of the Ancylobacter novellus DSM 506 genome encodes:
- a CDS encoding DEAD/DEAH box helicase has protein sequence MPVRRWIWQQKWATLRDVQEKAIPAVLAGGDIVISARTAAGKTEAAFLPLLSRLVNSEQTADGFAVLYVAPLKALINDQHRRLESLCEACGVLLHKWHGDVDENAKARARKRPSGIVLITPESLEALLVRRGSEVLRLFSRLDAVVIDELHAFIGTERGMQLQSLLTRIEVAVGRPRIDRIGLSATLGDMMLAAESLRPGGGSSVSIVEGTDAGNGLKLQIRGYELHPFEKPEEIADDDPETDPATAEPFDRSEVPGALAEDLFRFLRGRSNLLFAGSRARVEIYTDRLSTMCLKQKLPNEFFAHHGNLAKAVREEVEVRLRDDPRPTTAVATMTLELGIDIGDVATVAQIGPGFSVASLRQRVGRSGRRAGRPAILRIFAPEIVAGPGSHPLDRLYLELIQSIAMVECLRENWCEPPAHAGLHLSTLVHQLLALILQLGGVSPSVAWEVLCGRGPFRLVSKPLFADLLRCMAHSEIQLVEQSPQGLLMLGARGEQIAESYEFYAVFMSEVEYRIVHEGRTLGTYPLGTPLAAGETLIFAGRRWLIIEIDDDGRVILVRPTRAGKPPQFSSGGGEIHDYIVDKMRAILAGNEAFVYLDACASRLLADARIAFGNLGLHQQNILPCGRNTLVFPWVGSKRLTTLLLALMARELKGTAAWHALEIQDVRCDGVARHLQALADEPEPDAMRLAERLSQPQLAKFDYVLSPELMKRVTIQERLDVSAVPWMARRILELDRS, from the coding sequence ATGCCAGTCCGTCGTTGGATCTGGCAGCAAAAGTGGGCCACGCTGCGCGACGTTCAGGAAAAGGCCATCCCCGCGGTTCTCGCCGGGGGCGATATCGTTATCTCTGCGCGGACCGCAGCCGGTAAGACCGAGGCCGCGTTCCTGCCGCTGCTCTCGCGACTGGTGAACAGCGAGCAGACGGCCGACGGCTTTGCCGTCCTCTATGTTGCCCCGCTAAAGGCGCTGATCAACGATCAGCACAGACGCCTGGAAAGCCTGTGCGAGGCCTGCGGGGTTCTCCTGCACAAATGGCATGGCGACGTCGACGAAAACGCGAAGGCACGTGCGCGCAAGCGGCCTTCCGGCATCGTCCTTATCACCCCAGAATCACTCGAAGCCCTGCTGGTTCGCCGTGGTAGCGAGGTTCTCCGCCTCTTCAGTCGGCTTGACGCGGTCGTCATCGACGAACTGCATGCTTTCATCGGTACAGAACGCGGCATGCAGTTGCAGTCGCTGCTGACCCGCATCGAAGTTGCGGTCGGGCGTCCGCGCATCGACCGTATTGGGTTGTCAGCCACCCTAGGCGACATGATGCTTGCGGCAGAATCCCTGCGGCCAGGCGGTGGTTCGTCGGTTTCCATTGTAGAAGGTACCGATGCGGGCAATGGGCTGAAACTTCAAATCCGCGGCTACGAGCTTCATCCGTTCGAAAAACCTGAAGAGATCGCGGATGACGATCCGGAAACGGACCCAGCAACTGCCGAGCCCTTCGATCGGTCGGAGGTGCCAGGCGCGCTTGCTGAGGATCTCTTCCGCTTTCTCCGTGGCCGCAGCAACTTGCTGTTCGCAGGTTCGCGCGCGAGGGTTGAGATCTATACCGATCGCCTGAGCACAATGTGCTTGAAGCAGAAACTGCCCAATGAGTTCTTCGCCCATCATGGCAACCTGGCCAAAGCGGTGCGCGAGGAGGTCGAGGTCCGCCTGCGGGACGATCCCCGCCCCACTACCGCCGTTGCGACCATGACGCTGGAGCTTGGCATCGACATCGGCGACGTGGCGACGGTTGCGCAGATCGGGCCGGGATTTTCGGTCGCCTCACTGCGACAGAGGGTAGGGCGGTCTGGCCGCCGCGCCGGACGTCCGGCCATCCTGCGCATCTTTGCGCCTGAGATCGTGGCTGGTCCCGGCAGCCATCCCCTCGATCGGCTCTACCTTGAGCTGATCCAGTCCATAGCCATGGTGGAATGCTTGCGAGAGAACTGGTGTGAACCACCGGCGCACGCCGGACTGCACCTCTCGACGCTGGTTCATCAACTTCTAGCTCTCATCTTGCAGTTGGGCGGGGTTAGTCCCTCTGTTGCCTGGGAGGTGCTTTGCGGTCGGGGGCCTTTCCGCCTAGTGAGCAAACCCCTTTTCGCCGACCTCCTGCGGTGTATGGCACACTCGGAAATCCAACTCGTCGAGCAGTCGCCGCAGGGGCTGCTGATGCTGGGGGCCAGAGGCGAGCAGATTGCGGAGTCCTACGAGTTCTATGCGGTATTCATGTCAGAGGTGGAATATCGCATCGTTCATGAAGGCCGCACGCTGGGCACCTATCCGCTGGGCACGCCCCTTGCGGCCGGCGAGACGTTAATATTTGCGGGACGGCGTTGGCTCATCATTGAGATTGACGACGATGGGCGAGTGATCCTGGTACGACCGACCCGTGCGGGCAAGCCGCCCCAGTTCTCAAGCGGTGGCGGAGAGATACACGATTACATCGTCGACAAAATGCGGGCGATTCTGGCCGGGAACGAGGCGTTTGTTTATTTGGATGCCTGTGCCAGCCGGCTGCTTGCCGACGCCCGAATAGCCTTCGGCAACCTCGGGCTGCACCAGCAGAACATCCTGCCGTGCGGCAGGAACACCCTCGTCTTTCCATGGGTTGGCAGCAAACGGCTGACTACGCTCCTTCTTGCCTTGATGGCGCGCGAGCTGAAAGGGACGGCGGCGTGGCACGCCCTCGAAATCCAGGACGTGCGCTGTGATGGTGTCGCCCGGCATCTCCAGGCGCTGGCCGATGAGCCGGAGCCCGACGCCATGCGTCTAGCCGAGAGGCTCTCGCAGCCGCAACTGGCCAAGTTTGACTACGTGCTCTCACCGGAGCTTATGAAACGTGTGACCATCCAAGAGAGGTTAGATGTATCAGCAGTTCCCTGGATGGCGCGACGAATTCTTGAGCTAGACAGGTCGTAA
- the qatA gene encoding Qat anti-phage system ATPase QatA, with translation MVEAAFEKDGSAHQDSRLCIRFNGWEFQGFEDAKIALIEGVVTQLVAERSLMTTAKEEVANVWKRIDWLKVAKRAGGLAFNAATGLPSPDQITALIGTFQAKIEDPSTFLTKENGEAALAELKEVWREKPDSKKVPEELRQFQKAFKELIKKAGVTRLVVLVDDLDRCLPETAIQTLEAIRLFVSLPKTAFVIGADEAMIEYAVRRHFKDLPETGPSKGYPKAYLEKLIQVPFRIPAMGETETRIYVTMLLVGTLAGEDSPGFVKLLDVAKDRMSRPWLRETIEDADVKAALGAEYVPAIARAVAMADRISAVLARGANGNPRQVKRFVNALNLRLRISRARGFGTAIDPDVLAKLMLVEMYHPDVFEHVALSAAAAQDGKSPALRALEEAARRGGAPDPSDAGDKPAAEDGSDAAAPDSLVESWLTREDIHRWANVDPAIGALELTPYLFVVNDRRSYVGKGRPLSAQLRGLLEKLSGSSYSAASVKQEIKGLDLGDVETLFVSLRSALLVEKDLQQRPGCTHGLGVIVETHPGFQLRLVETLGELPVGNLGAWAASAFDSVVVSGTAKERFAAIRDRWRKDGSTRLGRALSLTAEAGD, from the coding sequence ATGGTGGAAGCGGCGTTCGAGAAGGATGGCTCCGCCCACCAAGACAGTCGTCTCTGCATCCGCTTCAACGGCTGGGAATTCCAGGGATTCGAGGACGCCAAGATCGCCCTCATCGAAGGCGTCGTCACACAGCTTGTCGCCGAGCGGTCGTTGATGACGACCGCGAAGGAAGAAGTTGCTAACGTCTGGAAGCGGATCGACTGGTTGAAGGTTGCGAAACGCGCCGGCGGCCTGGCCTTCAACGCGGCGACGGGACTGCCGAGTCCCGACCAGATCACGGCGCTTATTGGGACCTTTCAGGCCAAGATCGAGGATCCATCCACCTTCCTGACCAAGGAAAACGGTGAGGCGGCCCTCGCCGAGCTGAAAGAGGTTTGGAGGGAAAAGCCAGACTCCAAGAAGGTCCCCGAGGAACTCCGCCAGTTCCAGAAAGCCTTCAAGGAACTCATCAAGAAGGCGGGCGTCACTCGCCTGGTGGTGCTCGTCGACGACCTCGACCGCTGCCTCCCGGAGACAGCGATCCAGACCCTTGAGGCCATCAGGCTGTTCGTGTCGCTGCCGAAGACGGCCTTCGTGATCGGCGCCGACGAGGCGATGATCGAGTACGCCGTCCGGCGACATTTTAAGGATCTGCCAGAGACAGGCCCGTCGAAGGGCTATCCCAAGGCCTATCTCGAGAAGCTCATCCAGGTCCCGTTCCGAATCCCCGCGATGGGTGAGACCGAGACCAGGATCTACGTCACGATGCTGTTGGTCGGGACGTTGGCGGGCGAGGATTCCCCGGGATTCGTCAAGCTGCTCGACGTCGCTAAAGACCGAATGTCGCGGCCTTGGCTCCGGGAGACGATCGAGGACGCCGATGTGAAGGCGGCGCTTGGGGCCGAGTACGTGCCGGCGATCGCGAGGGCTGTGGCGATGGCCGACCGGATTAGCGCGGTTCTCGCCCGCGGCGCCAACGGCAACCCACGTCAGGTCAAACGCTTCGTCAATGCCTTGAACCTTCGGCTGCGCATCTCCCGAGCCCGTGGTTTCGGCACCGCCATCGATCCGGACGTGCTGGCCAAGTTGATGCTCGTCGAGATGTATCACCCCGATGTCTTCGAGCACGTCGCGCTTTCGGCGGCCGCTGCGCAAGACGGCAAATCGCCCGCGCTCCGCGCTCTCGAGGAAGCAGCGCGGCGAGGAGGCGCCCCGGACCCATCCGACGCGGGAGACAAACCTGCGGCCGAGGACGGAAGCGATGCCGCTGCGCCCGACAGTCTCGTGGAGAGCTGGCTCACTCGAGAGGACATCCATCGCTGGGCCAACGTCGATCCGGCGATCGGGGCTCTGGAGCTCACGCCCTACCTGTTCGTGGTCAATGACCGGCGATCTTACGTCGGCAAGGGCCGGCCGCTGTCGGCGCAGTTGCGTGGCCTTCTCGAGAAACTCTCAGGTTCAAGCTACTCCGCAGCAAGCGTGAAGCAGGAAATTAAGGGCTTGGATCTGGGAGACGTCGAGACCTTGTTCGTCAGCTTGAGGAGCGCGCTTCTCGTCGAGAAGGACCTTCAGCAAAGGCCTGGCTGCACGCACGGTCTCGGCGTGATCGTCGAAACCCATCCGGGCTTCCAGTTGCGTCTGGTCGAGACACTCGGCGAGCTTCCCGTGGGCAACCTTGGCGCCTGGGCGGCGTCCGCCTTCGACAGCGTCGTCGTCAGCGGAACCGCCAAAGAAAGGTTCGCCGCCATCCGAGATCGCTGGCGGAAAGACGGCAGCACGCGTCTGGGTCGAGCACTCTCGCTGACGGCCGAGGCGGGTGACTGA
- the traA gene encoding Ti-type conjugative transfer relaxase TraA produces MAIYHLHVKVIGRKAGSSAVASAAYRSASRLRDARIDRIQDFSGKRGVVHSEVLLPDGAPEAWRDRERLWNDVEAFEVRKDAQLAREVEFALPREMTERQGIALARDFVQAEFVDLGMIADLNVHWDIGEDGMAKPHAHVMLTMRSADEDGFGPKVREWNATEMVERWRERWAEFANERLAELDIDARIDHRSLEAQGIALEPQSQIGAPAQRIEREGIGAADRAEVQREIARGNGARILADPALALDAITHQQSTFTRRDMARFAHRHSDGIDQFNDVMGAMGREPNLVELGKDGRGEDRFTTRQMIEAEQRLHRAADLMAERERHAVRDGDRKAALARAEQRGLVLSVEQSDALAHITGTRDLGIVVGYAGTGKSAMLGVAREAWEAAGLEVRGVALSGIAAENLESGSGIASRTIASLEHGWGQGRDLLTSRDVLVIDEAGMVGTRQLERVLSHAADVGAKVVLVGDPQQLQSIEAGAAFRSLVERHGGAEISEIRRQRADWQRDATRDLATGRIGDAIQAYDRNGMVHAAQTREQARGELIDRWDRDRQAAPDRSRIILTHTNDEVRALNQAARQRMREAGGLSEEVRVTVERGERSFASGDRVMFLQNERGLGVKNGTLGTLEHVSAQSMSVRTDDGRSVSFDLKEYDRIDHGYAATIHKAQGMTVDRTHVLATPGLDAHSSYVALSRHRDGMELHYGRDDFADGDRLVRTLSRDRAKDMASDYERSDPAQDYAERRGITFRQRVVEMVRKVPEKLRYLVDTLKPSVDIAREAPALREKLGNKAEQLAREVPEDPEALLRRARTRALVRHARAWDAILTTADATGQGTPEQLRELSDARKAFEELRPHGWRDAEAAYEKNPALVHEAADGKLNRTIRALQLETEIRTDPERRADRFVERWQKLDRQHQHQYAQGNYSGYKATRIQMGDMARSLERDPQLESLLAARKKELGISFETGRSLGRELARSRGIDFDRSRGLGL; encoded by the coding sequence ATGGCGATCTATCATCTTCACGTCAAGGTCATCGGCCGCAAGGCCGGCTCCAGCGCGGTGGCGTCCGCAGCTTATCGCTCGGCCTCGCGGCTGCGCGACGCGCGCATCGATCGCATCCAGGACTTCTCCGGTAAGCGTGGCGTGGTGCATTCCGAGGTTCTGCTGCCAGATGGGGCACCCGAGGCGTGGCGCGACCGCGAGCGGCTCTGGAACGATGTCGAAGCCTTCGAGGTCCGCAAGGACGCGCAGCTCGCCCGCGAGGTCGAGTTCGCCCTGCCGCGTGAGATGACGGAGCGCCAAGGCATCGCGCTCGCCCGTGATTTCGTCCAGGCGGAGTTCGTCGATCTCGGGATGATCGCCGATCTCAATGTGCATTGGGATATTGGCGAGGACGGCATGGCCAAACCCCATGCCCATGTCATGCTGACCATGCGCTCGGCGGACGAGGACGGCTTCGGCCCGAAGGTTCGGGAGTGGAACGCGACCGAGATGGTCGAGCGCTGGCGCGAACGTTGGGCCGAATTCGCCAATGAGCGGCTGGCCGAACTCGACATCGACGCACGCATCGATCATCGCAGCCTGGAAGCGCAAGGCATCGCGCTGGAGCCGCAGAGCCAGATCGGCGCGCCCGCGCAACGCATAGAAAGAGAGGGGATCGGGGCAGCCGATCGGGCCGAGGTTCAACGCGAGATTGCGCGCGGCAATGGCGCGCGCATCCTCGCCGACCCGGCACTAGCACTGGACGCCATCACGCATCAGCAATCGACCTTCACCCGGCGTGACATGGCGCGCTTCGCGCACCGCCACAGCGACGGCATCGATCAGTTCAACGATGTGATGGGCGCGATGGGCCGTGAGCCCAATCTCGTCGAACTCGGCAAGGACGGACGCGGCGAGGACCGCTTCACCACGCGCCAGATGATCGAAGCTGAGCAGCGCCTACATAGGGCTGCCGACCTCATGGCGGAGCGCGAGCGCCACGCGGTGAGGGATGGCGACAGGAAGGCGGCTCTGGCGCGTGCCGAGCAGCGCGGTCTTGTGCTGTCCGTTGAGCAGTCCGACGCGCTGGCGCACATCACCGGCACGCGCGATCTGGGCATCGTCGTCGGCTATGCCGGGACGGGGAAGAGCGCCATGCTGGGTGTCGCGCGCGAGGCCTGGGAGGCGGCCGGCCTGGAGGTTCGCGGCGTCGCGCTGTCCGGCATCGCGGCTGAGAACCTGGAGAGCGGGTCGGGCATCGCGTCCCGAACGATCGCCAGCCTCGAACATGGCTGGGGGCAAGGCCGGGATCTGCTCACCTCACGCGATGTTCTGGTGATCGACGAGGCCGGCATGGTCGGCACGCGCCAGCTGGAGCGCGTGCTCTCCCATGCCGCAGACGTCGGCGCCAAGGTGGTGCTGGTCGGCGATCCGCAGCAGCTGCAATCCATCGAGGCGGGCGCGGCCTTCCGCTCGCTCGTTGAGCGCCATGGCGGGGCAGAGATCAGCGAGATACGCCGCCAGCGCGCGGACTGGCAGCGCGATGCTACGCGCGATCTCGCGACCGGCCGGATTGGCGATGCGATCCAGGCCTATGACCGAAACGGCATGGTGCATGCCGCTCAAACGCGGGAGCAGGCGCGCGGCGAGCTGATCGACCGCTGGGATCGTGACCGCCAGGCCGCACCAGACCGTAGCCGCATCATTCTCACCCATACCAATGACGAGGTGCGCGCCCTCAACCAGGCCGCCCGCCAGCGGATGCGTGAGGCCGGCGGGCTTAGTGAGGAGGTGCGTGTCACCGTGGAGCGCGGGGAGCGTTCCTTTGCCAGCGGCGACCGTGTCATGTTCCTGCAGAATGAGCGCGGGCTCGGGGTAAAGAACGGCACGCTCGGCACCCTCGAGCATGTCAGCGCGCAGTCCATGTCGGTGCGCACCGATGATGGCCGATCCGTCTCCTTCGATCTGAAGGAATATGACCGTATCGACCATGGCTATGCCGCCACCATCCACAAGGCGCAGGGAATGACGGTCGACCGCACACATGTGCTGGCGACGCCCGGCCTGGATGCCCATTCCAGCTATGTCGCGCTGTCGCGCCACCGCGACGGCATGGAGCTGCACTATGGCCGGGACGACTTCGCGGACGGGGACCGTCTGGTGCGCACCCTGTCGCGTGACCGGGCCAAGGACATGGCGTCGGACTACGAGCGGTCCGATCCGGCGCAGGACTATGCCGAGCGGCGGGGCATCACCTTCCGCCAGCGCGTCGTCGAGATGGTGCGCAAGGTGCCGGAAAAGCTGCGGTACCTCGTCGATACGCTAAAGCCGTCCGTCGACATTGCACGGGAAGCGCCAGCCCTGCGCGAAAAGCTCGGGAACAAAGCCGAGCAGCTCGCCCGGGAGGTTCCTGAGGATCCGGAGGCGCTGCTGCGGCGGGCGCGAACCCGCGCGCTCGTCCGGCATGCCCGGGCGTGGGATGCGATCCTCACCACGGCCGATGCGACCGGCCAGGGCACGCCTGAGCAACTGCGCGAGCTCAGCGATGCTCGCAAGGCGTTCGAGGAGTTGCGGCCCCATGGCTGGCGCGATGCGGAGGCCGCCTATGAGAAGAACCCGGCGCTGGTGCACGAGGCCGCCGACGGCAAGCTCAATCGCACTATCCGCGCCCTCCAGCTTGAAACCGAAATCCGTACCGACCCGGAGCGCCGCGCCGATCGCTTCGTCGAGCGCTGGCAGAAGCTCGACCGACAGCATCAGCACCAGTACGCGCAAGGCAACTACTCCGGCTACAAGGCGACGCGCATCCAGATGGGCGATATGGCGCGGAGCCTAGAGCGCGACCCGCAGCTCGAATCCCTGCTCGCCGCTCGCAAGAAGGAACTCGGCATCAGCTTTGAAACCGGACGCAGTCTAGGCCGAGAGCTTGCCCGCAGCCGCGGCATCGACTTCGACCGCAGCCGTGGCCTCGGTCTCTAG
- the qatB gene encoding Qat anti-phage system associated protein QatB, producing the protein MGTSTPFEGGRNGNPLIPTWLDSGGDGPAPAASGGAPPTTSPEASPSNGQPELKKEEPPATAQFRSGRTLFNKHIRSSHSEGDGGGDRSSGVRRSIGAYVSRGGGGSAAAARRMSAASAGAASRLGDLLLDASRDGIREVVRRLRLDALAQRSLREIYASLVDFVCGDGGDLDEAMNREAYSQAVDEIEGTGADLEKPSVETINLLIERFIVGTIDNRIVNAIGTKVIVLPGSVAEVEAVKGEVRGYVEGAVKNAMSKVGGIFDRDKIRSTIDRIYERALTVLGSDEDE; encoded by the coding sequence ATGGGCACCTCGACGCCGTTCGAAGGCGGCCGCAACGGCAATCCCCTCATCCCGACATGGTTGGACAGCGGCGGTGACGGGCCCGCTCCTGCGGCCTCCGGAGGCGCCCCTCCTACGACTTCACCGGAAGCGTCGCCCTCCAACGGCCAGCCTGAGCTGAAGAAGGAGGAGCCCCCGGCGACTGCCCAGTTCCGTTCGGGCAGGACACTGTTCAACAAGCACATTCGGTCGTCCCATTCGGAAGGAGACGGCGGCGGTGATCGCTCGTCTGGGGTCCGGCGGTCGATTGGTGCATACGTCAGCCGCGGAGGTGGCGGAAGCGCGGCCGCTGCCAGGCGGATGTCGGCGGCCAGCGCGGGCGCCGCATCCAGGCTCGGAGACCTTCTCCTCGACGCGTCGAGGGATGGCATCCGCGAGGTCGTGCGCAGGCTGCGCCTTGATGCCCTCGCACAGAGGTCGCTTCGAGAGATCTACGCCTCGCTGGTCGACTTCGTCTGCGGCGACGGGGGAGACCTGGACGAGGCAATGAATCGGGAGGCCTACTCACAGGCCGTCGATGAGATCGAAGGGACCGGAGCCGATCTGGAGAAGCCGTCGGTTGAGACCATCAACCTTCTGATCGAGCGCTTCATCGTGGGTACGATCGACAACCGGATCGTCAACGCCATCGGTACGAAGGTGATCGTGCTCCCCGGATCCGTGGCGGAGGTCGAGGCGGTGAAAGGCGAAGTGCGCGGATATGTCGAAGGAGCGGTCAAGAACGCCATGTCGAAGGTCGGCGGCATTTTTGACCGGGACAAGATCCGCTCAACCATCGACCGGATCTACGAGCGCGCACTGACGGTGCTCGGGTCGGACGAAGACGAGTGA
- a CDS encoding conjugal transfer protein TraD, with protein sequence MRKPRDFDAELKALEDKARELKTRKVQQLGDLVIATGADALTAEELAGALLVLAETKDLGRREAWARRGAAFFHGRSRRSAPASERDAVSTSAQPGGTQPPSGGTGPA encoded by the coding sequence ATGCGCAAACCACGGGACTTCGACGCGGAGCTGAAGGCGCTCGAAGACAAGGCACGAGAGCTCAAGACCCGTAAGGTACAGCAGCTCGGCGATCTGGTGATCGCCACCGGCGCCGACGCGCTAACGGCGGAGGAACTGGCCGGCGCACTGCTGGTGCTCGCCGAGACCAAGGACCTCGGCAGGAGGGAGGCGTGGGCGCGACGGGGCGCGGCGTTCTTTCACGGCAGGTCACGCCGATCTGCACCAGCATCTGAACGCGACGCGGTCAGCACTTCGGCGCAACCGGGCGGCACGCAACCGCCATCAGGCGGCACGGGCCCGGCATGA
- the qatC gene encoding Qat anti-phage system QueC-like protein QatC — MTKYVINAILGPHDGYLPDLRDDEVCTAVDLLDPNGKLRFGLQGALAKIAAFGTPATPTAVDLLIVAAIVHAADTRISRWQTAQDAWTREIKIVVPVADPAVWNAAAPLLKRMLRFLTGDRWELSFRESPPDRRPGDMASSLHGTARQFDCVSLFSGGLDSLIGAVDLLDRGRTPLFASHGGDGAVSGPQRRLFDALGKTFVRQGGLARVRLGLTIPKQLVPGVGSEDTTRGRSFLFFSLGAAAGSGFGRSFELRVPENGLISLNVPLDSTRLGSNSTRTTHPFYIHRWNELLKTLGIPATVVNPYWAKTKGEMVSECANQTVLEALSPLSSSCAHPASKRWNQGKDHCGYCLPCIIRKGALLKASWAVKDATDYSVPDLAAQPRNTHTAEGKQVRGFQFALARLRSKPEIAKVLVYVPGRLVEDVDIVPELVSVYERGMAEVAPVVDGVVTYSSDLIRER; from the coding sequence ATGACGAAGTACGTGATCAACGCCATCCTCGGTCCGCATGACGGCTACCTGCCGGATCTGCGGGACGACGAGGTCTGCACCGCAGTCGACCTGTTGGATCCCAACGGGAAGCTAAGGTTCGGCCTGCAGGGCGCGCTGGCGAAAATCGCCGCGTTCGGAACTCCGGCAACGCCAACCGCGGTCGATCTGCTGATCGTCGCGGCGATCGTGCATGCGGCCGACACCCGCATTTCCCGATGGCAGACGGCACAGGACGCGTGGACACGCGAGATCAAGATCGTGGTCCCGGTCGCGGATCCGGCGGTTTGGAACGCCGCAGCGCCTCTCCTTAAGCGCATGCTGCGCTTCTTGACGGGCGACCGGTGGGAGCTTTCGTTCAGGGAGTCTCCTCCCGATCGTCGTCCGGGCGACATGGCGTCATCGCTTCATGGCACCGCACGCCAGTTCGATTGCGTGTCGCTTTTTTCGGGCGGATTGGACAGCCTCATCGGCGCCGTCGATCTGCTGGATAGGGGTCGTACGCCTTTGTTCGCCAGCCATGGCGGAGACGGCGCAGTCAGCGGGCCGCAGCGCAGGCTGTTCGACGCATTGGGGAAGACTTTCGTCCGGCAGGGAGGGCTTGCCCGCGTTCGGCTTGGACTGACGATCCCGAAGCAACTCGTTCCCGGTGTCGGTTCAGAGGACACCACGAGAGGCAGGTCGTTCCTGTTCTTCTCGCTGGGGGCAGCCGCGGGGTCAGGATTCGGGCGATCGTTCGAGCTTCGGGTCCCGGAGAACGGCCTCATCTCCCTCAACGTACCACTCGACTCAACACGTCTCGGCAGTAACAGCACAAGGACGACGCATCCCTTCTACATCCACCGTTGGAACGAGCTTCTGAAGACGCTAGGGATTCCGGCGACCGTCGTTAATCCCTACTGGGCGAAAACCAAAGGCGAGATGGTCTCCGAATGCGCAAACCAGACCGTACTCGAGGCCTTGTCTCCTCTTTCGAGCTCGTGCGCGCATCCCGCGAGCAAAAGATGGAACCAAGGGAAGGACCACTGCGGCTATTGCCTTCCCTGCATCATCAGGAAGGGGGCGCTCCTCAAGGCGTCGTGGGCCGTCAAGGACGCCACCGACTACTCGGTTCCAGACCTGGCCGCTCAGCCGCGCAACACGCACACCGCAGAAGGGAAGCAGGTGCGAGGGTTTCAATTCGCACTCGCACGGCTGCGGTCCAAACCCGAAATCGCGAAGGTATTGGTCTATGTGCCCGGACGTCTCGTGGAAGACGTGGATATCGTCCCGGAACTTGTCTCGGTGTATGAGCGAGGCATGGCCGAAGTCGCTCCCGTTGTGGATGGGGTCGTCACCTACTCATCGGACCTGATACGTGAGCGATAA
- a CDS encoding conjugal transfer protein TraD, with product MRDWQVERRRRTRHLIELGGLVVKSGVVELTGDDRAVIYGALLWMANKLRSEESEQARALWKAKGTQAFEEGRHE from the coding sequence ATGCGGGACTGGCAGGTCGAGCGCCGCAGGCGCACGCGGCACCTCATCGAACTCGGCGGGCTCGTGGTCAAGTCGGGGGTAGTTGAATTGACCGGCGACGATCGCGCCGTCATCTATGGCGCGCTGCTCTGGATGGCGAACAAGCTCAGAAGTGAGGAGAGCGAACAAGCGCGCGCCCTTTGGAAAGCCAAGGGAACGCAGGCGTTCGAAGAAGGCCGCCACGAGTGA
- the qatD gene encoding Qat anti-phage system TatD family nuclease QatD: MSDKLVDFHCHLDLFPDFEAKVRECDDLGIFTLAVTTTPRAWRRNEELASKTRHVRAALGLHPQLVASNGREIDLFEKLLPLTRYVGEVGLDAGPRFFRSMPQQREVFGRILDACVSGEPKILSVHSVRATTEVLDMVERRLAGSGNQVVLHWFSGTRSEARRAVELGCWFSVNAQMMAKPKSKEIFAAEVPLEKVLTETDGPFSETNGKSSTPSNARESVMAFAAAYGLSHADASSQVLENLRTLVG, encoded by the coding sequence GTGAGCGATAAGCTTGTCGACTTCCACTGTCATCTCGACCTTTTCCCCGATTTCGAGGCCAAGGTCCGAGAGTGCGATGACCTGGGGATTTTCACGCTGGCCGTTACCACGACGCCGCGCGCGTGGCGAAGGAATGAGGAACTCGCGTCCAAGACGAGACATGTGCGCGCCGCGTTGGGCCTCCACCCGCAACTCGTCGCAAGCAATGGCCGAGAGATCGATCTCTTCGAGAAGCTCCTACCGCTGACCCGCTATGTCGGCGAGGTCGGACTGGACGCCGGGCCTCGGTTCTTTCGCTCCATGCCGCAGCAGCGAGAAGTGTTTGGGCGCATCCTCGACGCGTGCGTTAGCGGCGAACCAAAGATCCTGTCGGTGCATAGTGTGCGGGCGACGACGGAAGTCCTTGACATGGTTGAACGCCGACTGGCAGGCTCGGGAAATCAAGTGGTTCTTCACTGGTTCTCTGGCACCCGCTCCGAAGCGAGGCGTGCGGTAGAGTTGGGCTGTTGGTTCTCCGTGAACGCGCAGATGATGGCAAAGCCGAAGAGCAAGGAGATATTCGCCGCGGAAGTGCCGCTCGAGAAGGTGCTCACGGAAACGGACGGCCCGTTTTCGGAGACCAATGGAAAGTCTTCCACGCCATCAAACGCAAGAGAGAGTGTCATGGCTTTCGCCGCGGCGTATGGGCTGTCGCATGCCGACGCCTCGAGTCAGGTCCTAGAAAATCTGCGGACTTTGGTCGGCTAG